In the Drosophila takahashii strain IR98-3 E-12201 chromosome 3R, DtakHiC1v2, whole genome shotgun sequence genome, one interval contains:
- the LSm3 gene encoding U6 snRNA-associated Sm-like protein LSm3, which translates to MADETEQLSQVILPVKEPLDLIRLSLDEKVYVKMRNERELRGRLHAFDQHLNMVLGDAEETVTTVEIDEETYEEVYKTAKRTIPMLFVRGDGVILVSPPMRVG; encoded by the exons ATGGCCGACGAAACAGAGCAG CTCAGCCAGGTGATTTTGCCGGTGAAGGAACCGCTGGATCTCATCCGCCTGAGTTTGGATGAAAAGGTGTACGTCAAGATGCGCAACGAGCGGGAACTGCGAGGACGTCTCCAC GCCTTCGATCAACATTTGAACATGGTGCTGGGCGACGCCGAGGAGACGGTAACCACTGTGGAGATCGACGAGGAGACCTATGAGGAGGTATACAAGACCGCCAAGCGCACTATTCCCATGCTTTTTGTAAGAGGAGATGGTGTCATCCTGGTTTCACCTCCCATGCGGGTGGGCTAG